A single region of the Lotus japonicus ecotype B-129 chromosome 4, LjGifu_v1.2 genome encodes:
- the LOC130714807 gene encoding agamous-like MADS-box protein MADS4 isoform X2: MGRGRVELKRIENKINRQVTFAKRRNGLLKKAYELSVLCDAEVALIIFSNRGKLYEFCSSSSMLKTLERYQKCNYGAPEANVSTREALELSSQQEYLKLKARYEALQRSQRNLMGEDLGPLNSKELESLERQLDSSLKQIRSTRTQFMLDQLSDLQRKEHMLSEANRSLRQRLEGYQLNSLQLNPGVEDMGYGRHPAQTHGDAFYHPIECEPTLQIGYQPDPVSVVTAGPSMNNNYMAGWLP, encoded by the exons atgggGAGAGGAAGAGTGGAGCTGAAGAGAATTGAGAACAAGATCAACAGGCAAGTGACCTTCGCTAAACGCAGGAACGGACTATTGAAGAAAGCTTATGAACTTTCCGTTCTTTGCGATGCGGAGGTTGCTCTCATCATCTTCTCCAATAGAGGAAAACTGTACGAGTTTTGCAGCAGTtcaag CATGCTGAAAACGCTAGAAAGGTACCAGAAATGTAACTATGGTGCGCCGGAAGCTAATGTGTCTACACGGGAAGCCTTG GAGTTAAGCAGCCAACAGGAATACTTGAAGCTGAAAGCACGTTATGAAGCCCTACAACGCTCCCAGAG GAACCTTATGGGGGAAGATCTAGGCCCTCTAAACAGCAAAGAGCTGGAGTCACTTGAGAGGCAGCTAGATTCATCCTTGAAGCAAATAAGATCTACAAGG ACCCAATTCATGCTGGATCAGCTCTCTGATCTTCAACGTAAG GAACACATGCTAAGCGAGGCTAACAGGTCTCTCAGACAAAGG CTGGAAGGGTACCAACTAAACTCACTGCAACTGAATCCCGGTGTTGAAGACATGGGATATGGCCGCCATCCAGCTCAAACTCATGGTGATGCCTTCTATCATCCAATAGAATGTGAGCCGACCTTACAAATTGG TTACCAGCCTGATCCAGTGTCAGTGGTGACGGCAGGCCCGAGCATGAATAATAATTACATGGCAGGATGGCTGCCATAG
- the LOC130714807 gene encoding agamous-like MADS-box protein MADS4 isoform X1: MGRGRVELKRIENKINRQVTFAKRRNGLLKKAYELSVLCDAEVALIIFSNRGKLYEFCSSSSMLKTLERYQKCNYGAPEANVSTREALELSSQQEYLKLKARYEALQRSQRNLMGEDLGPLNSKELESLERQLDSSLKQIRSTRTQFMLDQLSDLQRKEHMLSEANRSLRQRQLEGYQLNSLQLNPGVEDMGYGRHPAQTHGDAFYHPIECEPTLQIGYQPDPVSVVTAGPSMNNNYMAGWLP; this comes from the exons atgggGAGAGGAAGAGTGGAGCTGAAGAGAATTGAGAACAAGATCAACAGGCAAGTGACCTTCGCTAAACGCAGGAACGGACTATTGAAGAAAGCTTATGAACTTTCCGTTCTTTGCGATGCGGAGGTTGCTCTCATCATCTTCTCCAATAGAGGAAAACTGTACGAGTTTTGCAGCAGTtcaag CATGCTGAAAACGCTAGAAAGGTACCAGAAATGTAACTATGGTGCGCCGGAAGCTAATGTGTCTACACGGGAAGCCTTG GAGTTAAGCAGCCAACAGGAATACTTGAAGCTGAAAGCACGTTATGAAGCCCTACAACGCTCCCAGAG GAACCTTATGGGGGAAGATCTAGGCCCTCTAAACAGCAAAGAGCTGGAGTCACTTGAGAGGCAGCTAGATTCATCCTTGAAGCAAATAAGATCTACAAGG ACCCAATTCATGCTGGATCAGCTCTCTGATCTTCAACGTAAG GAACACATGCTAAGCGAGGCTAACAGGTCTCTCAGACAAAGG CAGCTGGAAGGGTACCAACTAAACTCACTGCAACTGAATCCCGGTGTTGAAGACATGGGATATGGCCGCCATCCAGCTCAAACTCATGGTGATGCCTTCTATCATCCAATAGAATGTGAGCCGACCTTACAAATTGG TTACCAGCCTGATCCAGTGTCAGTGGTGACGGCAGGCCCGAGCATGAATAATAATTACATGGCAGGATGGCTGCCATAG